From the genome of Brevinematia bacterium:
TGCTCCTTCAACATCTCCAGCAACATATAGAGATTTCGCAGTTTCATAATGCTTCTTAGCCTTCTCAGAAACAGCAAAAGCATCAACACCAACGAAAAGACAAACAAAAAACACAAATAATATCGTTAAAATTCTCCTCATATTGCACCTCCCTTATTCTTCTATAGCCAATATATCCTCTATTTTCTTCAACATTGCTTTTGCAGTATCATTATCAGGATTAATTTTAAGAACCTCCTCCAAATACTTCTTAGCATTCCTGTAGTCCTTCGTCGAGAAATATAACATAGCCTTTGAGAAATACTCTCTCTCCAAGTTTTCAGTCCTCTCTTTTTCTTTTCTCTTCTGAACCTCGGGATCTATAACTTTAGCAAGATACCTTGGAACTCCCGAGAGAAATTCAACACTTCCCATGGAGTTAAATCCCATCCCATCCACCCAACCTAAGAACCCTATCTTTGAAAATCCTCCAATACCATAACTTAAACCAAAGCTTACTGAGAACTGATTTCCCACGCTACCCACCAACTTTATAAAAAGATTCGGATCAACAGCAAAATTAACCCCGAAGTTAAGGTTTATCCACTTAAACGACAGAATCTCCTCATACAAGCTTATGTTATCAACACCTAAGGACAAAATTATACTATCCTCAAGAAGATAATAGAACGCCCCCAAGCTTATTCTCGTAGGTAGCATTTCTACAGTTCCCGTTGACCATGTTTTTGACGAATAAAGGTTAACCATACCTACGCTAAAGCCTAAATCTGGAAGGGATTTGATAGGATTAAACACAGCACCTAAATCTACCCCTACACCACTCCCGTAAACATCTCTTAAAGAACTTGAAAGATACTTTACTCCAACCCCAAGATCAAACGGAAATCCAACTAAGCTTCCAACACTTGTCCCATAGTCAAAAACAACACCCCAATCGAAAGTAGATGCAACTCCCATACTTGTACCATTTTCATCCCTAAGGTCTATATTGTTCACACCTCCAAGAATAACTGTTAATCCCATTCCTCCCGCAATATCTACTCCCGTCAACCTATAAAGTCCAACAGAACTAGAAAGTACCCCTCCAAACCTATCATAAGGCATGTAGACACCAAGAATAGTAAACTCAAAGTCTCTTGAAAAGGAAACAGATGCTGGGTTTGCTAATATTCCTAAACTAGCACTACTCATACCTCTGCTTGCCAACGCAGTGCTCATAACAGAATACTCTGAGAACAAATAGGAAATATCAGCATAAACATCACACACAAAGCACAGAGATAGTAATAAAACCACCAACCTTTTCATAATCTTACCTCCTTATTTCGATATATATACTTTGTAGACATTATTGAAAGATTTTCTAAGATCAACAGACTGCGCATAAACTTTCACAAAGTATACTCCATTAGGAAGTTTAACTCTAGCATCACTTGTAAGGTTCCATCTAGTTTCATACAAACCAACATCTACAACTTTTCCGTTCTCCAAAGTAGCAACCTTCCTGCCTGCAAAATCGTAAACCTCAATAATAATCCTACTATCCTGGTTTAAAGAAAAAGAAATCCTCAACTCATCCTTTACAGGATTAGGATACACATAAACCCCGGATACTAAATCTGAAGTAGGAGTTCTATCTTCAACTAAGGTCCATAGAGAAAAGTGATAAGTTTTTGCAGAAACTTTCTTGTTTTCCTTATCAACGGTGCTTGGCACAACTATCCACTTTTTCTCTGTTTCATCATAATATGCCAATGAGAGTCTATCAATTACCCTACCCTTTACTTCTTCGTCACTGTAGTGAATAGTCACAGTAACAGGTTTTGTGATAGCAGAAGTTAGGATTATGCTATATTGCTTACCAATGATATCAACTAAGTGATTAGGAAGTGATTTATACGCAGGATTGTTCTTATCAACAGTATCTATTGATAGATAACCATCAACTTGAAGCGAATTTTGCGGTATTTCAATTCTTAGTTTTCCTAAGTCCCAACTATAGTTTCCACCCGATGACTTACCCACAAGGAAAACATTAGTAGGACCTCCAGTTCCTCCAGTTCCTTTAAACTCCCATATTCTATACTTACCTAGAGAAAGAGTGTAAACTTCAACATATCCATCGCCAACAATAGAAGAAGCTAGTAAAACCCACTCTTTCAAAGCCTCATCATACCTAGCTAGCTTGAAGTTAGCTACTACGTTAGTACTGGTGATAAGGTTAGTATTGGCGTTCGAGAAGTATAGCCGTACTCTCACAGGTTTCTGCAGAGATAATGACGAGCTAAATTCGTATACATTGCCTATGAATATATATTCGTTACTCTGAGCCATTGTTGCAGCTGGAACATTAGTTGTGGCTACTATTGTGACTATGCTTGTTCCGTTGAAAGTTCCATTAGTAGTTATCATCCACGCTAGATTGTCACTGGACGTATTTGTAACCACTGCATTACCTGGAACATAGTTTGTTCCATCAGAAGGTGGAGCTGTTGCAACTATCACTACCCTATTAGTCATACTACTTATCACACCAGCAGATAGATTGGTAACATCTCTCAAGCCAGATACAACACAACTCCATACCCTAGCACCTGCCGTAGAAGGATTCGTCACAGTTATAGGTATATACATACTTCCACCTTCACCCAAAGGACTTGCAGAAGATAGTGTAACTGTAACTTTTCCAGAAGTAGTAGGAGTAGGCTGAGTAGTAACAACCGCAGAAGAGACTTGACCAGAACTATTAAGCAAAGTAACCAAACTTTGATCTACAGATGCATAAGTATATCCAGCAGGAATCGTAATCTCTACCCTATCAACCGCATCACCAGAATTAGCAGGATTGCTTACAACTACAAGATAAATTGAGACATCATTGGTGTTGGTAGAACCTCCTATTATGCTTATTCCAAACATTGGAACATTAGTGAACAAGTGAGGAACTACATTAACTACTCTATCATAACCTGTGGTAGTTGAAACTGCTGAACCACCAGCAGCCATCCCGAAAGTATGGCTACCAGCAGAAGAATTCACAACATTAGTTATGCTTACAAATATGTTATTGTTAGCAGCACCAGCCCCAGTAATAACATTTGATACCCACCATGTTCCACCAATGTTTGCTAGCATACTACTACCAAATCCAGCACCATTGGCTTGAACACTAACCACTGCACCAGCTGAAGGATCAAACCCCGAAGGAAATGAAATTCTAGGGTTATTACCAGCAGCCCATGCAGCAGTATTCCAGAAAACCATCCTATACACATTGTTTGAACTTCCAGCAGTAGGCCATCCCATGGTCCTAGTAGTAATATCAAAGAAAGGATAAACGTCTCCATACCATCCAGCAGCAGGCGCCGCTATGGCTACAACCCTTTGAGGGGCAGTAAACCCTGGCATATCCAAAACTCTAACAATTTGACCACTTGTTCCCTCAACGTAACATTCCCAATCGTAGTTACCTGCAGCTGCAGGTAATGTCATAACGCTAAGAGTTATAAGAAGCACATTCCCAGGAGGAACTGGTGGCACAGATAAATAAAATGTCTTAGGCAAGCCAGCACCAATAGCCCCAACCGTGAAATTTGTAAGTTGTACTCCTGTTGTCAAATTTGTTATCGTAAGAACCGTTCCTGCAACAGTAGCAAATGCTGGAGGAATACTTAGAATTACCCTTCTTATCGCATCTCCTGCATCGTAAGGATGATAAATGATATAAGTAAGCCATGTATTAGCATTATTCACCACCTT
Proteins encoded in this window:
- a CDS encoding DUF2808 domain-containing protein; translation: MKVIKKALVLVVSLLVTSEMIFASPVGYVERIGGSDLTNAFGSLMFVLENPTSGEPIARAEISIPSGFSTASAGGYVSVVGRGSGIVDTSGPIMVNFSTPLMPGSSAFIVITNVQNPSSTGSYVWTMTAYGIGDNPISVGAKPGKTLSLSVVSSLGFRSIPYGRVVFTSGNAAANTGLKVVNNANTWLTYIIYHPYDAGDAIRRVILSIPPAFATVAGTVLTITNLTTGVQLTNFTVGAIGAGLPKTFYLSVPPVPPGNVLLITLSVMTLPAAAGNYDWECYVEGTSGQIVRVLDMPGFTAPQRVVAIAAPAAGWYGDVYPFFDITTRTMGWPTAGSSNNVYRMVFWNTAAWAAGNNPRISFPSGFDPSAGAVVSVQANGAGFGSSMLANIGGTWWVSNVITGAGAANNNIFVSITNVVNSSAGSHTFGMAAGGSAVSTTTGYDRVVNVVPHLFTNVPMFGISIIGGSTNTNDVSIYLVVVSNPANSGDAVDRVEITIPAGYTYASVDQSLVTLLNSSGQVSSAVVTTQPTPTTSGKVTVTLSSASPLGEGGSMYIPITVTNPSTAGARVWSCVVSGLRDVTNLSAGVISSMTNRVVIVATAPPSDGTNYVPGNAVVTNTSSDNLAWMITTNGTFNGTSIVTIVATTNVPAATMAQSNEYIFIGNVYEFSSSLSLQKPVRVRLYFSNANTNLITSTNVVANFKLARYDEALKEWVLLASSIVGDGYVEVYTLSLGKYRIWEFKGTGGTGGPTNVFLVGKSSGGNYSWDLGKLRIEIPQNSLQVDGYLSIDTVDKNNPAYKSLPNHLVDIIGKQYSIILTSAITKPVTVTIHYSDEEVKGRVIDRLSLAYYDETEKKWIVVPSTVDKENKKVSAKTYHFSLWTLVEDRTPTSDLVSGVYVYPNPVKDELRISFSLNQDSRIIIEVYDFAGRKVATLENGKVVDVGLYETRWNLTSDARVKLPNGVYFVKVYAQSVDLRKSFNNVYKVYISK